From the genome of Labedella gwakjiensis:
GTCGATGGCGCCGACGGTGCCGTCGGCGATGAAGCGCGCCGTGGTCTCGTCCTGCAGGTTCGCGTCGATCCCGTCGATGCGCGGCGGCACGATCGCGCCGCTCTGGAACAGGCGCAGGACGGACTCGCGGAAGTGCGCGCTCAGCATGCCGTGGAGCGCAGTGGACTCCGCGCTTCCGAGTTCCCGCGAGTAGATCGCGGCGTGGGAGTCGACGTGGTGCAGGACGTCGTCCGTCGTCTGCCGCACGGCGGTGCGGATGTCGGGGTGCGCCCCGGCGGTGAGGTGCCGATCCCGGATGGTGTCGAGCTCGGTGCGCAGCACCAGGCGGAGCAGCTCGAGCGGCGAGGCCGCGTGCTCGTACACCGTGGAGCGGTTGACCCCGGCGGCCTCGGCGATGGAGACCATTGAGACCGCCTCGATCCCGTCGCGTTCGGCGAGGTCGAGGACGGCGGCGGAGAGTTTGGTGCGGCTGCGTCGAGCGCGTGCGTCCATCCGCTGAGTCTATGATGGATGCAAACCGACATTTGTCGGATAAGAGCTCCGACGGCCCAGCCGAATCGATTCCTGCAGAGCCGCCGGACGGAGACAGTAAGGATGTACGCACCATGAACCGCTTCGAGAACAAGGTCGCACTGGTCACCGGGGGAGCGAGCGGCATCGGCCGCTCCACGGCGCTGCGCCTCGCGAGCGAGGGAGCCGCCGTCGCGATCGCCGACGTGCAGGACGACAAGGCCGCAGCGGTGGTCGCGGAGATCACGGCGGCCGGCGGTCGCGGCCTGGCCATCCACCTCGACGTGACCGTCGAGTCCGAGTGGGAGTCCGCCGTGGCCGCGGCGCTCGAGGCGTTCGGCCGCCTCGACGTGCTCGTGAACAACGCCGGCATCGGCGACCTTCTGCCGATCGAGGAGACCACCCTCGAGGGCTACGAGAAGGTCATCGCGATCACGTCGACGAGCGTGTTCCTCGGCCAGAAGGCTGCGAGTGCCGCGCTCCACGCCGACGGCGGTGGATCCGTCGTCAACGTCTCCTCGATGTTCGGCATCGTCGGAGGTTTCGGCGGTGGCCCCGGTTACGCGGCCGCGAAGGGCGCCGTACGCACCCTCACGAAGAACACCGCCCTCGGCTGGGCGACCACCGGCGTGCGCGTGAACTCCGTGCACCCGGGCTTCATCGACACCCCGATCCTCGGCGAGACGGACCGCTCGATGCTCGTCGACACCACGCCCATGGGCCGCATCGGCCAGCCCGAGGAGATCGCCTCCGCGATCGCGTTCCTCGCGAGCGACGACGCGTCCTTCGTGACAGGCGCCGAACTCGTGGTCGACGGCGGGTACGTCGCGCGCTGACGGGTGCCCGTCCGGATCGGGCCGCTTGCGCGCTTCCGCGCCCGGTCCGCCGACCGCTACAGCAACAGCCGACCGCGCCACGAACTCGTGGCGCGGTCGGCTGTTGCTGTAGCGGTGCTCGGCGCGCTCGGCCGCGGCGACTCAGTAGGAGCCGGCGGCGAGGGCGATCGAGATGATCGCCAGGCCGATCGATCCGACGATCACGGCGCCGAGGAAGCAGAGGACGCCGATCGTGAGCCCCTTACCTTTCGACGTGGTGGTGCCCGGGGCGCCGATGTCGCCGGCGACCCAGGCGTTCGACGGCACGGTGTACTCGAGGTGGGGATTCTGGTTCGGCTGCAGGGTCGTGGCCGCCTTGCCGTACTCCCACAGGTACGCGACGTGGCACTGCACGTACACCGGGCGGTCTGCCGGCACCTGATACTGCATTCGCGACCAGCCGGCGGAGTAGCGGAAACCGTCGATCGTGACCGTGGGCTGCAGGAACGTCCAGCCGTACCACGGGGCGTTCTTCAGATCGAGCGTGAGTGTTCGGAACGACGTGGGTTGACCCGGCTGCGGCTGCTGCTGGGCGTAGCCGGGCTGCGCCGGCGGCTGCGGGGTCGCGAACTGTGGCTGCTGCGTCGGGTACTGCGGCTGCTGCGGTGCGTATGGCTGCTGGGGGTTGGGGTACTGCTGGCTCGGGTACTGCTGCGGCGGATACGGCTGCTGGGGGTTCGGTTGCTGGCCGAACGGTCCGGGGGAAGTCATGACCGACAGCCTAGGGATCGTGCGCGCGCCAAGGCAGGGGAAGCGCTCCCCATCTTCGGGGGCGATCCGGGACCCGGACGTGTCCGCGGGACGCCGCCGCGTCCGCTACGATGGACGAGTTGTCTTCGCGACAACGGGCTGTGGCGCAGCTTGGTAGCGCACTTGACTGGGGGTCAAGGGGTCGCAGGTTCAAATCCTGTCAGCCCGACAATGAGGCTCGATGAGACTGGTGTCTTATCGGGCCTTCGTCGTCTGCGAGTTGTGGTCGCCGGCCGGTCCACGCGAAGCGGCAGGGGAGGATAGCGCGGCATGCTATCGCCGCTCTCGATGCCTTGAGCCTCCCTGACGAGAGAGTCCCATGGTTCTGCTGCCGCTGCCTAGTGCTTCATCCCCGGCGTGCAGTCTTGTAAGAATGCGTGGTCATCCAGCGATGCCACCCGCGGGAACACGCGGGGCAACCGCGGTCGCGACAGCAAGGCCGAGCTGGCCATACGCCGTCTCGGGTGACGAGTTGCGCTACCAAGTGAAGGCTCGCCCGGAGCCGGACCGCCGCAGGCCAGCGGATCCGCTCTGCATACGAGCGCAAGCCGCCGTACACTTCGACGGCTACTACCGGCACGGCTACCCCGAGCACCTCACCATGCCGCCACCAATCTGAACGCCTGGAGCACGAGTTCCGAAGGAGAAGCGCACAGGCCCGGGAGACTGCGACGCTTCTCCGGGAGGCGGCTGGCTCGCATTGTGTTTCTGGGCGTCCGGCGACGGTTGCGGCGAGCATGGTGGAGCAATTGCAGGATCGTTACGCATTGGTCACCGTATGATCCCATCCCAGTCGTCGGTTGTCGGCTGGAGCCGGGCTTACGTAGGGGACGCGACGTCACGAGAGCAGGCTCGACGGCGCGTGGCAGCCGTAATGTCGGCCCGTCCTTCTATTGTTGTAATGAACTCACGCTGACTAGCGTGAAGCATGCCTCGCTGCTTTGCGGTTTGAAGCCACTTGGCTGGACGCAGAACCAAGTTGGACCTAGGAATCTGAAGGAGAAAACCCCCATAATGGCAGGTCAGCCTCTCAATTTCCGATTCGTCGACCTATTCGCGGGACTTGGTGGTTTTCATGTAGCCCTCCGGGGGCTCGGCGGCGAGGGCGTATTCGCCGCGGAATGGGAGTCGGGGCTAAACGCTCTCTACGCGACTAACTTCGGTATTTCACCGTGGTCCGACGTGAACGAACTCGACACGGACGGGGCGATCGCCGAGCACGTTCCCGACCATGAAGTTCTCACCGCGGGTTTCCCCTGCCAGCCGTTCTCCAAGTCAGGTAAGCAGCAGGGGTTCGAGCACACTCTGCAAGGTCATTTGTTCTTCAAGGTGCACGACATTCTGCGCGTGAAGAGGCCCGGCCGTTTCATTCTGGAGAACGTCCCGAACATCCTCAGCCACGACGGCGGTGAGACCAAGGCGACCATCATCAAGATGCTCGATGATCTTGGTTACGAAGTGGACATCCGGCGGTTGTCGCCACATCAGTTCGGCATCCCGCAGGTGCGCGAGCGGGCTTACTTTGTCGGCGCGCTCATCTCCGAGGGCGGGCTAGTCGGGTTCAAATGGCCAGAGGAGAGCAAGGAAGAGACCACCATCGCCACCGCCCTTGACCCCGAGGCGCCACCCGTTCGCGACGTGCCCCAGAGGACGGAAGACGCGATCGACATGTGGCGGGACTTCCTGCGTCGTGCGCCGAAGGACATCAAGCTCCCATCCTTTCCAATCTGGTCGATGGAGTTCCGCGCGAGTTACCCCTACGAGGGATTGACTCCGCCGAGGGCGTGGTCCGAGCGCCGCCCGGAGAAGCTCGATGAGTTCACGGGATCATTCGGCTCGCCGCTCGACGGACTGAGTATTGCTGACCAGAAGCTGCTGATTCCAAGCCACTCCCGGCGTGACGGGGACATTGAGTTCCCTGCTTGGAAGCGTGCCTTCATTCGGCAGAACCGCGCACTCTACTGCGACAACCGCAAATGGATCGACCCGTGGCTTGATGAGTGGCGGCCATGGGAGTTCCCGTCCAGCTTCCAGAAGTTTGAATGGAACGCGCAGGGTGGCGTGCGGGACATCGACGAGTACGTCATACAGGTCCGAGCCTCGGGGGTCCGTGTGAAGCGGCCCACGACCGCGCCGGCTTTGATCGCGATGACACAGACACAAGTGCCGATTCTAGGAGCGAGGATCTCCGGCACCGGCGCCCGGCGCTACATGACCCCCGCAGAGTGCGCGAAGTTGCAGAGCCTCGGTGGGATCACCCTGCCTGCGCGTGACGTAGCTGCGTACAAGGCGCTCGGTAACGCCGTCAATGCGAAGGTAGTCCGCAAAATCGCAGAGCCCCTCCTCGAGGCGTTGGCCTCAAGTGAGACGCCGTCTGACATCACAAGTCCAAGAATCATGGAAGCTCGGGGTGCTGCCTAGCGGCAGTTCCAGACAACATCGAGAAGAAAGCGCCACTAATGAGTCTTAATGTCGTAGAGGCCGCAGAGGAGAGCCCGCGCCCGCAGGCGCAGGATCGCATCGCGGAAGCGCTTTCGGAACTGTCGGACGTGACTGACACCCCCGAGGGAGTGCCGGCTTGCGCCAGTTTCTCACCTACCGACGTGGACTTCGAATCTGATGCCTGGATATCGCGGCTGACCGACGTGCAAGGCTGGCTGCACTTTGATGACGATCTTTCAGATGCCGATCTCACGGCGTTCGCCCTCAGCCTCGCAGCGAACCTCAGCTTTGCCCCGGCAGCCCAAGGGATTGAGGAGACCGGCGGGGCCATTCGGTTGACTACCGAGGCCCTAGAGCGCCTCGCTGCGCGAGCCGAGGCAGCTAGCCGGCTCAAGGACGAGTTCATAGCAGAGCTCAACTCCGACGGTGGTACCCAATCGTCCGCGACGGCTTCGTGGGCGGATCGCTGGGAAGCTGAAGGGGGTGACGAGGAAGCTATCTCCCCGGAGCCCGTTACGGCTAAGGCTGACGTGTGGCACATCTTTCAGCTGACGAAGAAAAAGCTGAACCTCACACCTTCGTACCAGCGAGGGGACGTGTGGCGCACGGGGGATCGACAGAAGCTGATCGAGTCAATTCTTCGTGGCATTCCCCTGCCCTCGATCATCTTGCTTCGGAAAGGCGGCGCTGCCCCCGACGACGTCGTGGACGGCAAGCAGCGCCTGACCGCGATTCTGCGTTATGTGGGCAAGCACCCTGAAGCGCTAGTGAGGGTGGCTGAGGCCGACAAGGCGAAGCCTGAGGCTGGGTTTCGCGAAAAGTTCGAGAACGACTACCCCAAGTTCCGCTTGGCTTGGAAGACGTATATGGGCGAACCGCTCACTGCAAAACTCGAAGATGACTACTACTTCCCGTTCCGGCTGCGCAACGACAAGAACGGTGTCCTAGTCGGTAAAGACCTAGAGCCTCTACGTGGTAAGTACTACACCCAGATCAAGGGACACACCATCCACGTCGCCGACCAGGAAGTGACGGTCGAGGAACTCTTCGAAGGCGCCCCTGATTACAAGGTGCCCGTCATCGAATACACGAAGGCGAGTCAGCGGCAGATCCACGAGGTCTTCAACTTGTACAACAAACAAGGCATGCACCTGAACGCCGAGGAAATTCGCAACGCAGTATTCCACGATGTCGAGCTCACGCGCGCGATCCTCGTTGCGGCTGGAGACGCAAGTAATCGAGCCAACATCGCAGACATCGCCCCGTCGCTCCTCGACGTTGCCGGGGCGAGCGAACTCGGCAAAACGCTGGCCGACTACGGATTTGGCGAGGCTCGCTACCGCCGAACGAAGGTTCTCGGATGGATCATCGCGGTGCTTGTCAATGACTCGGGAGGAAAGCTGCTCCCCTCTACGTCACGCCACACCGACGACCTCCTCAAGCGGGTGCAGGACGACGGCTCACATGCACTGCGCACCTCCTCTCGTCTCTCCGACCTATTCAGACTCGTAGTTACGGCTGCCAGCCTTCACGCGGCTTATGACGAGCTCTGGCCGGACAAGTTTCGTGGCGACGGGAAGAGCAGTCGGTGGCAAGATTTGCAGCTAGTCGGGTCGCTTGTTGGCGTCGCGATCGCCGCCGTCGACGCGCCGGAAGATATCGAGGAGCGTCTTGAGGCCAACGCCGCGACGATCCGCCAAGCGGCGCTGAACGAGTGGACGCGTCCCGAGAAGACCCAGACCCGCACGCAGTGGGACTTCATCGCTCGCATCGCAGCCGGCATTGTCGAGAAGCTCGGGCTCGACATCGAGTCAGCCTCCGAAGCGATCCGAACCAGGTTCGGCTCATCCGGCGTTGAGTCATTGCTGGCCTCGCGTATACCAACGAAGGGTGCGTGATCGATCATCGTGGAACGGGTGCACTTCGATGCGCCGTCTGACGCAGACGAGACATGGTGGAGCCGGTACGCTCGCGAACTCGGGCAGATGACCTCGACCGCCCGAGGAGTGCTCCAGACCGATTGCCGCTACATCATCGAGAGAGGGATGCTCGGTGCGGGGCCGCCGAATGCCGCAACGTGGCCCGAGAGCCGGACACGTACGGGGCTGGTCATGGGCTCAGTGCAGTCAGGCAAGACAGCCTCAATGTTCGGCGTGACCGCGCTGGCGCTCGACCGAGGCATCGACATCGTGGTGCTCCTCGCGGGGACACGCCTGTCGCTGTGGCGCCAGACCTACGAGCGCATGGTTGAGCAACTCGATGCGGGGGAGGACGGGGTCGCGAAAGTGCGGCGGCGGCTGCTCTGTCCAACTCCGGACGTCGTGCTGTCTGGGGTGCCAACGACATTGGACAGCACGTATCGGCTCCCTTCCGCGCAGGTGAGACGCAAGCTGTCGCAGAGACAGCCGCTGATCGTCGTTGCAATGAAGCAGACCGATCATCTCTACGCGCTCGGGCGCGAATTGCGTCAGAGCGTGTTTAGCGAGGTCGCGCGACTCGATCGTGCCGTGCACATGCTCGTCCTTGATGATGAAGCGGATGACGGCTCTGTGCTCGATGCCGTCGTCGAGCAATCTCGGGGCCCCCTTTCGCCTACCCTCAAACAAGTTCCCCGCGCGATCGCCGATCTATGGGAACCGCGATCGAGTGGAGCGCCGGACAACCTTTTCGCTACCTATGTCGGGTACACCGCAACCCCGCAGGCGAACCTGCTGCAAGAGGACCACAATCCACTCGCTCCACGGGACTTCGTGATCTCGCTTCGGACGCCGCTCGATGTCGGCCAGCCCGCAGACCCCAGCAACCTGGATGCCCTGCGCTCGTCGACATTCCCAGAACCGAACGGAATTGACAGCTACTACACGGGCGGCGAGGTCTACTACGACCGCGGCACTGGCGCCGGCCTCTGCCGCGAGCTATCGGGACAAGCCGACAACGATCTCGCAGATTCCATCCGCGCCTTCCTTGTTGCCGGTGCGATCAGGTTGCACTGGGCCTCGGCAACTGACCCCACCGTGATGGGACCACGCTCGATCAGGGGCGTGGACTTCCTCCTGCGAGACGATGTGAGAGCGGCTTCGCCGCCCACCCACTCGATGCTGCTCCACCCCTCCGCAGACATTGGCGCTCACTTCGCAGCCGCGGAGGACGTACTCGTTTGGGCTGGCGTGCCAGACCGCTCCACGGCACGCAACCTGATCGAATCTGGCAATGCGCTCCTCCCGCACAGCCTCGTCGCGAAGATGCGCGGTGAGGAGCCCCTCTGGGAGGCATGGATCGACCACTACCGGTCATCATCAAGCGCGATCGCTACCGAGTTCAACGTGATGAACCCTCGACCCATCCCCGACTGGCCGACCGTGCTCCACATCCTGGAGACCGAGGTCATTCCGGGCACGCGCGTGTCCGTAGTGAACAGCGACCCCGGCGCGGAAGACCGGCCCGAGTACAAGCCGGTCTTCGACGAGACCACTCGGCGTTGGCGCGCGGCCACGGACCTCTCGACGATCTTCGTCTCCGGCAATGTAATGGCGCGCGGGCTAACACTGGAGGGGATGACGACGGCACTCTTCCGACGCAACTCGGCTAACCCTGTGGCCGACACCCAGATGCAGATGCAGCGATGGTTCGGCTACCGCGGAGAATACATCGAGCTCTGCCGCATGTTCGCCACCCGACAGCAGATCGACTTGTTCGGCGCCTATCACGATGTCGACGAGGCGCTCCGTGAAGGCATCGCGGCGAAGATGGCTGGCGCCGCGCCTTCTCCGGCGGTCCTGCATGGCATGGGTTTTCTGGCCACCGGAAAGATCGCCAGTATCGGCCGCGTGCCACTGTGTCCGAGCGCAAAACCGTTCGTCACGATCATCAACGACGGACAGCAGCCCGACCCGAATGCTCAGCTTGTCGCTGAGGTTTTCTCCGGCCCCTCCTCCGACGTGACGGTGGGGCGCACCGTGCGCGGACGTGCGCTCGACCGCACACTGTCGTTGTCAGAGGCTGCCGACCTGCTCGGCATTCTCTCGTTTGACTCGTATGCCCCTGGCGACGAAAGCCGCCTGGCAGAGCTGTGGCAGCAAGTCCAGGCCCGCGTGGACGCAACCCTGCCGCTTCCCGCGGGAACACAGTTCTATCAAGCCCCAAGCCCCGTCGACGGGACACCCTCGGAGCCCCGCTTCGAGTGCCCGTATGCTATCGCCGCATACCTCCGCTTGTGGGAAGCGTGCCTCACCCGTGCCGTTAGAGGCCTTTTCGTCACGGGAGTCCCGTCCGGCCGATGGGCGATGGCCGACCTGCGCGCCAAGGTGCTGCATCAGCCCCGATTCTCCGTCGGTATCCGATACGGCGACGGAGACAGGATCACCGGCGGACCCCTCGCCGGTCTCGGCTTTGATATCCGGGCCACCCAGAAAGGCCTGAACGCTCAGGGGAACCTTGACACGACCTGGGGCACGAATGACCCGAACGCGGGCCCCCTCGACTACCGCGGCGACGAGTTCTTCGACTACTACCATCGCGGCGAAGCCCTCCCTGCCACGGCTGGGACGACCTCCTGGCGCCCGCAAGGGGCGCACGGGCAGATCCTCTTCTACATCAACAAACGGCCGGGGCAACCGCATCCTGTAGTTGCTGTCGGAGTGTGCATCCCCGCTGGCGGCCCGGAGCAGTTCGCCGCGACGCGAGCCGGCTCGCTGATCGCAGCGTGAGGAAAATCCGATGACCAATTACGAAGACGCTCGGCAGCGGATCGAACGCATTCCGGTCTCCGCGGAAGCCGGGTCGCGGAACGTCGAATGGATCACTCCCGCCGAAGTCATCGGCGTGGCTCGTGACACCGAGGGCAAGGTGGAACTCCTCCTGCGTGGGGACGAGCTCGTGCCGGTCTCCAGAACCGTGAAGGATGCATCCGAACATCGACCTATTTACAAGGACGACGGGACGACGTTCGAAGCCACGCGCCTCGTCTTCCCCGCACTCACACACTTCGATCAGGTAGCGGCGTTCATCTGCGTCGAGCTCCTGCGAAACGGAGCAGATAGCGATCTCCCGCGCGCATTCTCCCTCACCGAACCGATCATCGAACTCGCCATCAAGAACCTCACGATGTCAAACCAGGCGTTCCTCGGACTTGCAGGCGAGTTGCTCCTCTTGGAGGCACTATGCCGCCGAGCCGACGACTCTCGCGTCATAGAGATCATCGCCGGTTGGCGCGGCTGGCAGCGATCCTCACGCGACATCGTCCTTGGCGGCACGGGGATTGAGGTCAAGACCACGACAGGCAACGCTTCATCACACTTCGTTGAGGGCGTACATCAGGTCGAACGCGACGAGGAAGGCGACGAGCACCGGCTGCTCCTACTAAGCATCGGTCTCCAGCGAGCCGAGAGCGACGCCAGCAACAGCTTCACAGTCCCCAGCCTCGTCGAGCGCATCACCATGCGTATGGCCGATACCGGAGCATCGCCTCAGGTCATCGAGCGTTTCGTCGCCCACGTTGCCGAGTATGGCGCGATCTCGTGGATCGGTTACGACCACACCACGCAAGCAGCCGATCCGACTTACTCGATCCCGTTTCTTACGACCTTCTTCCGCGCCTACGACATGGATGACGCCGCCATCGGTGTCCTACGTCGTCACGACGTTGCCGCGTTTCGGCACGTCGCCGACGATTCGGTGAGATTTCGGGTGAACCTCTCCACCAATGGGCCGATCAGCGCCGGGAACCCCGTCGAAGGGGCAAATCAGGTAGCCCAGATGATACTTGGGCTCTGACACGCATGCCTGCGACGAGATACCAGCGCCCCTCTATGTGCTCCGAAGGTGCCCCTTCCCGAGTTCTCCTCACCCCCACAGGTGGCCTTGGTCGCGCCGCTACGGCGTGGGATCTCGGGCTCGCCGAATACCTGGCATTGCCGAGACTGCGGGCCGATGTGCTGGTAGCCGGTGACGAGCGCGTCGCATCGGCCGCTTCCGAGATGGTCGAGCTCGATGGCACCTGACGGCGCGCGTCCGAAGATGAAAGATGGCGCGATACCTCACCCTCAAGACCCGGACGGACCGCGGTCAACACTCCACGCCTCCCACAGCCGCGCGTACGCCCCGTCGGCCGCGACGAGCTCGGCGTGGGTGCCGCGCTCGACGATGCGGCCGCGGTCCATCAGCACGATCCAGTCGGCTGTCGCGGCCTGGGTGAGGCGGTGCGCCACGACGAGGGCGGTGCGGCCCCGGGTCGCCGCCTCCGCTGCGCCTTCCAGGCGGCCGGCGTCGCTGGAGCCTGCCTCGGCGGTCGCCTCGTCGAGTATGACGATCGTGGGGTCGGCCAGCAGCACGCGCGCGAGGGCGATCTGTTGGGCTTCGGCGGGTGTCAGAGCCGCCGCCGCCGCGCCGACGGGTTCGTCGAGCCCGCCCGGCAGGCGCGCGATGAGGCCCTGCGCACCCACCCGGGCCAGCGCATCGAGGAGAGTGGCATCGTCGGTGCCTGGACGGACGAGCGTGAGGTTGTCGCGCAGCGTGCCGTCGAACACGTGCACCTCCTGCGTCGCGAGCATGACGGAGCCGGCCGCCTCGACGCGTCCCCTCTCGGCGGTGTGCACTCCCGCCACCAGGGCGGCGAGGGTGCTCTTGCCCGCGCCCGAGGCGCCGACGATCGCGACGCGCTCGCCGGGGACCAGCGTGAGATCGATGCCGGTGAGCACGGGATGGCCGGCGACGTAGGAGTGATCCACCCGCGAGATGCGCACTCCGCCGGAGGCGAGCGGGTCGGGGGACGATGTCTCGCCGTCGGACGAGAGGGCAGACTCGTGCGTCTCACCAGCCGTGAGCACCCCCACGATCCGCCCGAGCGACGCGAGAGCCGACTGCATCTCGTCGACGACGAACAGCAGCTGATTGATCGGACCGAACAGCCGGAGGAACAGCAGCATCGCGGCCGTCGTGCCTCCGATCGTGCCGTGTCCGCCGGCCACGAGGACGAATCCCACGACGAGGAGCCCGCCCACCCCCAGGAACTCGGCGATGTTCAACCGACCGACGAAGACGTTCTGGATCGTTCGAGCGCGCATGCTCCACCGCGCGACCGCTGGTATGGCGCCAGCGCGACGCCGTGATGTCGGAGGTGTTCGTCAGGCTGTGGTCTCAGGAAGCCACGTAAGGAGACGACATGGAGTGGTTGGCAACCTTGGGAGCTGCGGCGATTCCGGGCTTGATCGCGCTTGCGGGAGCCGCGCTGCAGCAGGCGGTTCCCGAGAACTGAGGCAAGCCCGACAACTGTCGGCTGAGCTCGTGGGGATGGAGGCGGACTCGCCAGCGGCGCGTCTGGTCGCGGCCGCTCGAGACGACTTGGTCACCGCTTCCGTCATCAGGACCACCGTCACACCGTGGTCCGTGTCGCGGGGCATCACCTTCGCCTTGATCGGAGCCGCGCTCATGCTGGCCGTCGTCGCACTGGTACCAATGGTCTACGGGATTCTTGCTACGGCGAGCGGGGCGCCGGACGATGCGGCGACACTTCTCACGCTCGCGCTCACGGGCAGCTCTGCGGCGCTCCTCTTCATCGCACTGATCCCGGCCACCTACTCGGACAGGCGGCTCAAGGCCCTGAGGAGAGACGTCCGCGCAGCGTGGGGACTGCCCGACGAGTTGAAGATGAACAAGTTCTCTGACAGGGTGCCGACTCCTCGCGGGCGACCGACGGAGCACGGCAGACGCCGCCGTCGGAGGAACCGGTGACCCTGGATGCCGGATCAATGCCGCCGAGGAGTTAGTCGTGGCCGGGGTGGTCCATCCCCATCCCCATCCCGTCCATCCCCATGTCGGTCCCTGCGTCGGCCCCGTCGTCGCCCCCATCCGTCGTGAGCACGTATTGCGCCATCATCCCCTGGTCCTCGTGCCACAGCAGGTGGCAGTGGTACATGTACGGCGTCGCGGGGTCGACGTAGGAGCTGAACGGGACGATCAGCTCCATGGCGTCGTCGCGGGCGAGGAAGACGGTGTCCTTCCACCCGCGGTTCTGCGCGGCGGGCTTCTCGCCGTTCACCCTGTGCACGGCGA
Proteins encoded in this window:
- a CDS encoding ATP-binding cassette domain-containing protein, producing MRARTIQNVFVGRLNIAEFLGVGGLLVVGFVLVAGGHGTIGGTTAAMLLFLRLFGPINQLLFVVDEMQSALASLGRIVGVLTAGETHESALSSDGETSSPDPLASGGVRISRVDHSYVAGHPVLTGIDLTLVPGERVAIVGASGAGKSTLAALVAGVHTAERGRVEAAGSVMLATQEVHVFDGTLRDNLTLVRPGTDDATLLDALARVGAQGLIARLPGGLDEPVGAAAAALTPAEAQQIALARVLLADPTIVILDEATAEAGSSDAGRLEGAAEAATRGRTALVVAHRLTQAATADWIVLMDRGRIVERGTHAELVAADGAYARLWEAWSVDRGPSGS